The window ttaaatcCCTTTTTGTATTAAAGAGACCGGCCCCTGAGGGCCTTCCGTCCCCACGAAGTAATATCGGAAGACAGTTTCGTGGGGTACAGGATAGTGTGTGAGGggatggacctctttcaaatgttactctgatgttctcattaatatcgatatataataataaaatattcaaaatatcaaagttcatttatatggcagtgatttgatggtgggtataaaagattcggcatagccgaatataacactcttacttgtttcaaatCGAATTACATTATTCATTGAGTAATTAACTTAAGATGACTCTACTAACATACaagctgaaatatcaaaaataaaaaggacaataaatagGAGTAGATATTTAGgctttcataataaagcatttgactTGATTTGTACCTCGCCTCAGATATATACATTAGCAacttattgttaaaaaacttaCCCGAGCCCCCAGTTTGAGGCggtcctcataaaatttggaggaTGCTGAATTTCACTATGACACTAGTCtttttaagcgaattgtgggcattaaagtcattttgttGGGGGGGGCGTTGTAAGGGGCTTGGGTCAAAGAGTCCCGAAATTTAACAGGGttttcaaggctagtataaaattaagttttgccGGTTTTTGTTGATATAcggtatattaaacataattatgagctactcGGTGCAAACCCAATACACCCTCCCACTCCCAATAAAGTGGTATGggcaacacctcctctttgtgcataccaaatttcattaaaatcggattaaccgtttagaagttaccgaattatttccctcttttttttttcctataccactgtgcgacgTCATCATACATATTCTTGATGACAGGATTTCTCAAGAGAGAGGATTCTGTCCGTATAAATTGCGCCCTAACATTCTGTTTAGACTGACCTAAAGTTAACGTCTCGGGAAATTCAGGTTTAAATGGTAATGTTACTACATATCTACCAGTACGATCATGTGCTGACATAAGTCACACATACGATCATGTGCTGACATAAGTTTCCGTTTAGGAGGTTCCTCTATTTCCCAAAAATCTAAGTAAGGTACTATTTATATTATCTTCTTCAGAAAATTCAACTCCTAAATTGAAGACGGAGGAACTGGACCAGTAATAATCCAGCCGAAAATAGTTTTCTGAGCCACTAATGTCCCTAAAACCTTTCTAACTGAACCCATTATAATTCGTGGATATAAATCTGCCCCTAAGAGTAGATCTACTGGTTTAGAATCAAATAAGTTAGTATCTGCCAAACGTATATTTGGCAAATCATTTCGATACTCATTCGATATAATAAATGAGGGTAATATACTGTAGTGATGGTCatggattattattttttaaactgatatttataatacttgattatttgttaattttgtttgatctAGTAATGTTtggaaattcaatttaaaaagtttcatttttttaattggattaaaaattttataaaataaagaagcaTTTtgctatacaaaataaataaatataaaaataataactaaaattgGCGATCCTGCCAGGAGTTTTGtaaaacaacatatttatattataaatctgTAATCTTCGATTACACTAAATTAAAATTGCCTCGATGaagattataattataaaaataagaatttacaactattttacttaattaaaataCCAGTGGCCTCTGAGAAAATTGAAACAAACGAGAAAAACTGCAAAACTTCTTAAACTTAGTTTGGCGCAAACAATAATcattattacatatttagaattatCACAGATTGTGAGAATCTAAAGGAAAACAACAAATGGAAACAAATAGAAGTCAAGATTCAAGATTGTATTGAAATTTCAAGATACTAATTACACGATCGAGAATCTCCACAAATTACGATAAGTCCTtccaatttatatataattattaatttcaatataaaacatacatatagatATAAGTTCTTACTCTTATTTTCACACTATTTGGAACTTTAACATCATAACAATTTAgttacaagatttttttttgtgattatctacacaattttttttaattattattgtaaacCTCATTACGATTACCAATATGATTCGGTCCCCGGTTATTTCTCCAACTCGTTCTAATAATATAAATCCGCAAGTTTCCGGTAATAGTACTAATAGTTCATCTTTAAATGTTACatctaataatttaaatagcaATGCACAATTAGAAATTTGTGCTACTTCATTGAAATTACCTCCCTTTTGGGTCGATCACCCAGAAGCGTGGTTCATTCATGTTGAAACTCAATTTAATACTAAGGGTATAACTAGGgataatacaaaatatgtataccTTATTGTATCGCTTCCTCAAGATGTAATAGTATCAGTTATTGATGTTATTCGGAATCCACCGGATGAAAATCGTTATTTAAACCTTAAAACAAAACTTCTTGAACGTCACTCTCTTAGTGAACAAAGGAAGCTCGATAAGTTATTATCAGATTCCGAAATAGGTGATCGTAAACCTTCGGAATTTTACAGATCTTTGATTCAATTAGCCGGGAATAATATAAATTctgattttgttaaaagtttatgGTTGCGAAAATTACCAAGAAATCTTAATATTGCGTTGGTAGGGTCTAATGTTGTCAATATTGAGGATTTGCTTAAATTAGCTGATAATATTTGGGAAGTAACAAATAAGGTAGAATTGTGTACCCTGGAACCCAAAGATTCGGTACAAAGTAATTGCAGGTTAGATAAAACAGTAGataatttggttaaaattaCATCAGCGATGCTAGATAAATTTACCCAACTATCTATGGAAATAGCCGACGTTAAACAATCTTTTCAAAATAGTCGTTCAAGGACACCATTTAGAAATAGGAGTCGTTCTAGGGGACGTTCATTGAATCGTAAATGGCTTTGTCGTTATCATTATCGGTTCGGTAGCAAAGCTAGAAGATGTGAACAACCATGTTCATATGAAACATCACAACAGGAAAACTAAATTGTCCTATTATCCTGACGGCTGATAATAGACACAATAATTCTACACGCCGTCTTTTTGTATATGAttcggaaaataaattaaattatttaatagatAGTGGCGCTGAAGTGTCAGTACTTCCATTGTCTAAGTTTAGGATGTTTAAACGGTCATCAGATGTAATTTTAACGGCTGCAAATGGCAGTAGCATTAAAACATACGGTAAGAAATTACTAAAGGTGAATTTAGGTTTGAGAAGagagtttccttttattttcaCGATAGCAAATATTTCCAAACCGATAATTGGAGCTGATTTTCTTTCGAAATTTGGTCTACTAATTGATCTTAAAAGGAAAACATTAATCGAccctttaacaaaaatatccaTTAACGCAATAGAATCATTTAGTAATATTTCTCTTCCGAAAATTTTTACAGTTGAcaataaatatacagatatattaAAGGAGTTTAGTTCGATTACAGGATCCCCAGACTATAACAAAGGGGTTAAACATAACACAGTTCATAGAATTGAAACTAACAGTACACTTCCATTTTCGAAACCACGACGATTAGATGCAATTAAGTATAAAATTGCGAAAaatgaatttgattttttagtgTCTTCGGGTATATGCCGCCCATCAAAATCACATGCATCATCTCCATTACATCTAGTTCCAAAAAAGGAACCAAATGATTGGAGTCCTTGTGGCGATTACCGCAGGTTAAATTGTGTCACTGTGCCTGACAGGTATCCGAATCCACATATACACGACCTTGGTATAGatttaagggataaatatatattttctaaattagaTTTGGTCCGTGCCTACCACAAAATTCCAGTAGCAGAATGTGATATTCATAAAACGGCTATTACAACTCCTTTTGGCTTATTTGAATTTGTTAGAATGCCTTTTGGATTAAGGAATGCCGCACAAACATTCCAAAGATTTATTAATGAAGTTTTTCAAGGTCTAGActtcgtttttttatatttggatGATGTTTTAGTTGCTAGTAAAGATGAGGAAGAACATGTTGACCACCTTCGTGTTGTTTTTGAAAGACTAAGTAAATACggattaaacattaaaatatcaaaatgtgttttttggAGTGCCAAATATTGACTTTTTGGGTTACAATATTTCACACGATGGGATAAGACCATCAGACGAAAAAGTGAAGGCAATTCGTGAATATGATAGACCAAAATCagtaaaacaattacaaaagttCGTGGGAATGGTCACAGGTATATACCGAAAATAGCAGAATTACTAAGTCCTATACATAAAATGTTGAATGATGCAATTAAGGAAAAAGCTAAACTATTAACATGGTCAGAAGAGGCAAACAGTTCATTCACAAAGGTTAAGGATAGTTTTGCTAAAAATgtaatgttgaatttttttaatcccGATGCTAATTTATCTTTGACTGTAGATGCTTCAAACATAGCTATCGGGGGAgtcttacaacaacaaataggcAATAAAATTGAACCTATAGCATTTTATTCGAGGAAACTCACGCCTTC of the Lucilia cuprina isolate Lc7/37 chromosome 2, ASM2204524v1, whole genome shotgun sequence genome contains:
- the LOC124420901 gene encoding uncharacterized protein LOC124420901; this encodes MIRSPVISPTRSNNINPQVSGNSTNSSSLNVTSNNLNSNAQLEICATSLKLPPFWVDHPEAWFIHVETQFNTKGITRDNTKYVYLIVSLPQDVIVSVIDVIRNPPDENRYLNLKTKLLERHSLSEQRKLDKLLSDSEIGDRKPSEFYRSLIQLAGNNINSDFVKSLWLRKLPRNLNIALVGSNVVNIEDLLKLADNIWEVTNKVELCTLEPKDSVQSNCRLDKTVDNLVKITSAMLDKFTQLSMEIADVKQSFQNSRSRTPFRNRSRSRGRSLNRKWLCRYHYRFGSKARRCEQPCSYETSQQEN